A DNA window from Acidimicrobiales bacterium contains the following coding sequences:
- a CDS encoding transporter substrate-binding domain-containing protein, translated as MRTSMLKPAAGVVLAGVVWASLTMAMSGAQEQPAEQTTDVAGTQVVVATKPLAPFVFVESDLADGSGLSGYSIDVWNELSTRLGLETTWLVEDTVGEILEDVRMERADAAIAGISMTAEREAFLDFAHPYFDSGLQVATQPVADQSALSSMLGLVTSGPVLLLGAAMVVLTLIVAHLVWLTERRHNPEFPREYSKGISEALWWSTVSVITGGEAVKDIRRPLSRILAVFWMIVGFFLIAFITAQAASSLTVSELQNDIGGPEDLPGHSVVTVEGTVAESYLQSVNISASTVADVEAAMGAVAEGRFDAVVYDAPVLSYLIQTVYPGRVALAGSTFAPDPSGIALQTGSELREPINAALLEMFRDGTLEELNLKWLGVSR; from the coding sequence GTGCGGACCTCGATGTTGAAGCCGGCAGCCGGGGTCGTGTTGGCCGGGGTTGTTTGGGCGAGCCTGACGATGGCGATGTCGGGCGCTCAAGAGCAGCCCGCCGAACAGACCACCGACGTCGCCGGAACCCAGGTGGTCGTCGCCACGAAACCCCTTGCGCCGTTCGTGTTCGTCGAGTCGGACCTGGCCGATGGCAGTGGCTTGTCGGGCTACAGCATCGATGTCTGGAACGAGCTCTCGACCAGGTTGGGCCTGGAAACGACCTGGCTGGTCGAGGACACGGTCGGCGAGATCCTCGAAGACGTTCGCATGGAACGGGCCGACGCGGCCATAGCCGGCATCTCGATGACAGCCGAGCGCGAGGCATTCCTCGATTTCGCCCACCCCTACTTCGACTCGGGTCTGCAGGTCGCCACCCAGCCCGTGGCAGACCAGAGCGCACTCTCGTCGATGCTGGGCTTGGTCACCAGCGGACCCGTTCTGCTGTTGGGCGCCGCCATGGTGGTGCTGACGCTGATCGTTGCCCATCTGGTGTGGCTCACCGAGCGCCGCCACAACCCCGAGTTCCCTCGCGAGTACAGCAAGGGGATCTCAGAAGCGCTGTGGTGGTCGACGGTGAGCGTCATCACCGGCGGTGAGGCGGTCAAGGACATCAGGCGGCCGCTGTCGCGGATCCTCGCCGTGTTCTGGATGATCGTCGGGTTCTTCCTCATCGCGTTCATCACCGCTCAAGCCGCGTCATCGCTGACCGTCAGCGAGCTGCAGAACGACATCGGCGGCCCCGAGGACCTACCCGGTCATTCGGTGGTGACCGTCGAGGGCACGGTCGCCGAGTCGTACCTCCAGTCGGTCAACATCTCGGCGTCGACCGTCGCCGATGTCGAAGCCGCCATGGGTGCGGTGGCCGAGGGTCGCTTCGATGCCGTGGTCTACGACGCGCCCGTGCTGTCGTATCTGATTCAGACCGTGTACCCCGGGCGGGTTGCCTTGGCCGGTTCGACGTTTGCGCCCGACCCCTCCGGCATCGCCCTGCAAACGGGCAGCGAGTTGCGCGAGCCGATAAACGCCGCCTTGCTCGAGATGTTTCGCGACGGAACCCTCGAGGAGTTGAACCTCAAGTGGCTGGGCGTCAGCCGCTGA
- a CDS encoding amidohydrolase family protein: MAEHDLVIRGGTVIDGSGDQRRTADVAVSDGVITHVGEVSGTGRREVNADGRLVQPGFVDIHTHYDGQATWDSQLAPSSWHGVTTVVMGNCGVGFAPVRPADHERLIQLMEGVEDIPGIALHEGLPWTWQSFDEYLDHLGGRHYDIDVGAQVPHAAVRLNVMGERGAARETATPDDIAAMAEIVKRGIQAGALGFSTSRTLNHKSSLGEPTPTLTAEIEEMVGIAEAVGSTGTGVLQLVGDFRDFDDEFRIARAMAARSGRPISISVAQAGGRPEQWKALLDSMAAATDEGVTMRAQVGARAVGILLGLQATLSPFMKCPTYRRLAELPLEDRVVAMAAPEVKQAIISELSDDLDRNVLGARVAQRWDLMFALGDPPQYEPSPHDSVEATAGRMGVEPASLAYDLMLERGGQALLYVPSLNYVDGNLDVVREQLMHPVAVPGLSDGGAHVGTICDVSFPTTLMQWWGRDRPHGRIPLETIVHKQARATARAVGLNDRGLLAPGYKADINVVDFDSLTLHAPVIVGDLPAGGRRLLQRVTGIDHTFVSGVEVCSNSESTGETPGRLVRGARG, encoded by the coding sequence ATGGCCGAACACGACCTGGTCATCAGGGGAGGCACTGTCATCGACGGGTCAGGCGACCAGCGCCGCACCGCCGACGTGGCAGTGAGCGATGGGGTCATAACCCATGTAGGTGAGGTGTCGGGAACCGGCCGGCGCGAGGTCAACGCAGACGGTCGCTTGGTGCAGCCGGGCTTCGTCGACATCCACACCCACTACGACGGCCAGGCCACCTGGGACAGCCAGCTGGCGCCGTCCAGTTGGCACGGAGTCACCACCGTCGTCATGGGCAACTGCGGTGTCGGGTTTGCGCCGGTCAGGCCGGCCGACCACGAGCGGCTCATCCAGCTGATGGAGGGCGTCGAGGACATTCCCGGCATTGCTCTGCACGAGGGCCTGCCCTGGACCTGGCAGAGCTTCGACGAGTATCTCGACCACCTGGGTGGTCGTCACTACGACATAGATGTCGGCGCCCAGGTTCCACACGCGGCCGTGCGTCTGAACGTCATGGGCGAGCGCGGTGCGGCCCGCGAGACCGCCACGCCAGACGACATCGCCGCAATGGCCGAGATCGTCAAGCGGGGCATCCAGGCCGGTGCTCTGGGATTCAGCACCAGCCGAACCCTCAACCACAAGTCTTCGCTGGGCGAGCCAACACCCACACTCACCGCCGAGATCGAGGAGATGGTCGGCATCGCCGAGGCCGTCGGCTCTACCGGAACCGGTGTTCTGCAACTGGTGGGCGACTTCCGCGACTTCGACGACGAGTTCCGCATCGCCAGGGCCATGGCCGCGCGATCGGGTAGGCCGATCTCGATTTCGGTCGCCCAGGCAGGGGGTCGCCCCGAACAGTGGAAGGCCCTGCTCGACTCGATGGCCGCGGCCACCGACGAGGGTGTGACGATGCGGGCCCAGGTGGGAGCCAGGGCTGTTGGCATCCTGCTGGGGCTGCAGGCCACGCTGAGCCCGTTCATGAAGTGCCCGACCTACAGGCGCCTCGCCGAGCTGCCTCTCGAAGACCGGGTCGTCGCCATGGCTGCCCCCGAGGTCAAGCAGGCGATCATCTCCGAGCTGTCCGACGATCTCGATCGCAACGTTCTGGGCGCTCGCGTGGCCCAGCGCTGGGACCTGATGTTTGCGCTCGGCGACCCGCCGCAATACGAACCCTCACCACACGACAGCGTCGAGGCCACCGCCGGACGTATGGGTGTAGAGCCGGCATCGTTGGCATATGACCTGATGCTCGAACGTGGGGGACAGGCACTGCTGTATGTGCCCTCGCTCAACTATGTCGACGGCAACCTCGATGTCGTGCGCGAACAGCTGATGCACCCTGTGGCGGTTCCGGGCCTGTCGGATGGCGGGGCTCACGTGGGCACCATCTGTGATGTCAGCTTTCCCACCACGCTGATGCAGTGGTGGGGTCGCGACCGACCGCACGGGCGCATCCCCCTGGAGACCATCGTTCACAAGCAGGCTCGGGCCACCGCCCGTGCCGTCGGCCTGAACGACCGGGGCCTGCTGGCCCCTGGCTACAAGGCCGACATCAATGTCGTCGATTTCGACTCGCTCACCCTGCACGCTCCGGTGATCGTCGGCGACCTTCCGGCGGGCGGGCGCCGGCTCCTGCAGAGGGTGACGGGTATCGACCACACCTTCGTGTCGGGTGTCGAGGTGTGTTCGAACTCCGAATCGACCGGCGAGACCCCGGGCCGTTTGGTGCGAGGTGCGCGCGGCTGA
- a CDS encoding CoA transferase produces the protein MDQPSTKGPLAGVRILDLTSVVMGPLATQILGDMGADVISVEDRSGDTNRSMGPALVDGMSGVAMNILRNKRSIGLDMKHPQGRQAVLDIAATCDVVATNLRPGPLGRLGLTYDHIKAVRPDIVFCRANGYPSDGPDADAPAYDDIIQSGSGIGDLFVRLGQEPMLLPTLVADKVLGLTIASAILGALFHRAVTGQGQEVEVPMIDVMRSFVLVEHGAGAIFEPPISSPGYPRILTPNRKPQRTADGWINVLPYTGEHYKAVFEAGGRADLLEDPRIATRSSRHANSDTLYSELAKILLGRTTDQWLDFCKTNGIPATRAASLDDLVAQLPVVEHPELGRYRQIPPPIRFAATPASVRRHASMLGQDGIDVLSEVGYSEDQIGDLMAADVLFGYETARIEGQEPA, from the coding sequence ATGGACCAGCCGTCTACGAAAGGCCCGCTGGCCGGGGTGCGGATCCTCGATCTGACCTCGGTTGTCATGGGCCCGCTCGCCACCCAGATTCTGGGCGACATGGGGGCAGACGTCATCAGCGTCGAGGATCGTTCTGGCGATACCAACCGGTCGATGGGCCCCGCGCTGGTCGATGGCATGTCCGGCGTGGCCATGAACATCCTGCGCAACAAGCGCAGCATCGGCCTGGACATGAAACACCCGCAGGGTCGACAGGCGGTTCTGGACATCGCAGCCACGTGCGACGTGGTGGCCACCAATCTCAGGCCCGGCCCGCTCGGTCGACTGGGGTTGACCTACGACCACATCAAGGCGGTGCGGCCAGACATCGTGTTCTGCCGGGCCAATGGCTATCCCAGCGACGGTCCTGATGCCGATGCTCCGGCCTACGACGACATCATCCAATCGGGCAGCGGCATCGGCGACCTGTTCGTCCGCCTGGGCCAAGAACCGATGCTGTTGCCCACACTCGTGGCCGACAAGGTCTTGGGCCTGACCATCGCCTCGGCGATCCTCGGAGCCCTGTTCCACCGAGCGGTCACCGGACAGGGGCAGGAGGTCGAGGTTCCGATGATCGACGTGATGCGCTCGTTCGTGCTCGTCGAACACGGGGCCGGCGCCATCTTCGAACCGCCTATTTCATCGCCCGGGTATCCGCGGATATTGACCCCCAACCGCAAACCTCAACGAACCGCCGACGGCTGGATCAACGTGCTGCCCTATACCGGCGAGCACTACAAGGCGGTCTTCGAGGCAGGCGGCAGAGCCGACCTGTTGGAAGATCCGCGCATAGCCACGAGGTCGTCGAGGCACGCCAACAGCGACACCCTGTACAGCGAGCTGGCGAAGATCTTGCTGGGGCGTACCACCGACCAATGGCTCGACTTTTGCAAGACCAACGGCATTCCGGCGACCAGGGCCGCGTCGCTCGATGACCTGGTCGCACAGCTGCCTGTCGTGGAACACCCCGAGCTCGGAAGATACAGGCAGATTCCGCCGCCGATCCGCTTCGCTGCAACTCCGGCCTCGGTCAGGCGTCACGCTTCGATGCTGGGCCAAGACGGCATCGATGTGTTGTCCGAGGTCGGCTACTCCGAAGACCAGATCGGTGACCTGATGGCTGCCGATGTGCTCTTCGGATACGAAACTGCGAGAATCGAGGGGCAAGAACCGGCCTAG
- a CDS encoding aldo/keto reductase has product MKYTKLGNTGLDVSKVCLGCMSFGEPAAGTQGWSLDEQTSRPFIERALELGINFFDTANAYSLGSSEEIVGRALADMANRDEIVLATKVFFPMHQGRNAVGLSRKSILAQVDHSLKRLGTEYIDLYQIHRWDPHTPIEETMEALHEVVKAGKVRYIGASSMWAWQFSKALYTSELHGWSKFVSMQNHYNLLQREEEREMMPLCADQGIGVIPWSPLARGRLTRDWDEQTARTESDVRGLNRYDESRDRAIVERVADIAEARGVPRAQVALAWVMSNPVVTAPIVGATKISHIEDVVSAVDIELSADERAALEEPYTPRDNIF; this is encoded by the coding sequence ATGAAATACACCAAGCTGGGCAACACGGGCCTGGACGTCTCGAAGGTCTGTCTCGGATGCATGAGCTTCGGCGAACCGGCCGCGGGCACGCAGGGCTGGTCGCTGGACGAACAGACCAGTCGCCCTTTCATCGAGCGAGCGCTCGAATTGGGCATCAACTTCTTCGACACGGCCAACGCCTATTCGTTGGGCAGCAGCGAAGAGATCGTCGGGCGGGCGCTGGCCGACATGGCCAACCGCGACGAAATCGTCCTCGCCACCAAGGTCTTCTTCCCGATGCATCAGGGGCGAAACGCGGTGGGGTTGTCTCGCAAGTCGATCCTGGCCCAGGTCGACCACAGCCTGAAGCGCCTGGGCACCGAATACATCGACCTCTATCAGATCCACCGCTGGGACCCGCACACTCCCATCGAGGAGACCATGGAGGCACTGCACGAAGTAGTGAAGGCCGGCAAGGTCCGCTACATAGGTGCCTCATCGATGTGGGCATGGCAGTTCAGCAAGGCGCTCTACACCTCGGAACTGCACGGCTGGTCGAAGTTCGTCAGCATGCAGAACCACTACAACCTGCTGCAGCGCGAGGAAGAGCGCGAGATGATGCCGCTGTGTGCCGATCAGGGAATCGGCGTGATCCCTTGGAGCCCGCTGGCGAGGGGTCGCCTGACCCGCGATTGGGACGAGCAGACGGCTCGAACCGAGTCCGATGTGCGGGGCCTCAACCGCTATGACGAGTCGCGCGACCGGGCCATAGTCGAACGCGTTGCCGACATCGCCGAGGCTCGCGGGGTGCCGCGGGCCCAGGTGGCTCTGGCCTGGGTCATGTCCAACCCGGTCGTGACCGCCCCCATCGTGGGTGCCACCAAGATCTCCCACATCGAAGACGTTGTCTCCGCCGTCGACATCGAACTGTCGGCCGACGAGCGCGCCGCACTGGAAGAGCCATACACACCGCGCGACAACATCTTCTGA
- a CDS encoding isoprenylcysteine carboxylmethyltransferase family protein — MNKTTIGWAWVAVQAVLLVTLVFLPSGNDWPRSQALSAAAGVLFFVGVAVMLISALRLGRSLTATPVPVAGGSMVSDGLYRWMRHPIYTGVMALVVAIALRSRSWPTVAVALATIAFFNLKARWEEARLAEHYPDYQRYAAVTSRFVPTPLVLRRTRPDRG; from the coding sequence GTGAACAAGACCACTATCGGCTGGGCCTGGGTCGCTGTGCAGGCCGTACTGCTGGTGACGTTGGTGTTCTTGCCCTCAGGCAACGATTGGCCCCGTTCGCAAGCCTTGTCGGCAGCGGCCGGCGTGTTGTTCTTCGTCGGGGTGGCGGTGATGCTGATCTCGGCTCTGCGGCTCGGGCGTTCGCTCACCGCCACACCGGTGCCTGTGGCCGGGGGTTCGATGGTCAGCGACGGTCTGTACCGCTGGATGCGACACCCCATCTACACGGGTGTCATGGCTCTGGTGGTGGCCATCGCGCTCCGGAGCCGAAGCTGGCCGACCGTGGCCGTCGCGCTGGCCACCATCGCCTTCTTCAATCTCAAGGCTCGGTGGGAAGAGGCTCGCCTGGCAGAGCACTACCCCGACTACCAGCGCTATGCGGCAGTCACGTCGCGTTTTGTCCCCACACCTCTTGTGCTGCGGCGTACACGCCCTGATCGTGGCTGA
- a CDS encoding VOC family protein has translation MDRPGPSSTRWTHVALRVGDIDATIDWYRRYTPLELLARRSDDYGHGAWLAMSDQVEHPFVLVVAEFFPETDPYRAVPKAVLGPFAHLGFEMPTRAQVDEVAAIARADGCLSLPPTQMPDPVGYICMLTDPDGNTVEFSHDQGVYAAAQEVWGQNAT, from the coding sequence ATGGATCGACCGGGACCTTCATCGACCAGATGGACCCACGTTGCCCTACGTGTCGGCGACATCGACGCAACCATCGACTGGTACCGGCGTTACACGCCACTCGAACTGTTGGCGCGGCGCTCTGACGATTATGGCCATGGTGCTTGGCTGGCCATGAGCGACCAGGTCGAGCATCCGTTCGTGCTGGTAGTGGCCGAGTTCTTCCCCGAGACCGATCCGTATCGTGCGGTGCCCAAAGCGGTTCTGGGGCCGTTTGCCCACCTGGGCTTCGAGATGCCCACCAGAGCCCAGGTCGACGAGGTCGCGGCCATCGCCCGTGCCGACGGTTGCCTGTCGTTGCCTCCGACCCAGATGCCAGACCCTGTCGGCTACATCTGCATGCTCACCGATCCAGACGGAAACACGGTCGAGTTCAGCCACGATCAGGGCGTGTACGCCGCAGCACAAGAGGTGTGGGGACAAAACGCGACGTGA
- a CDS encoding MFS transporter — protein sequence MPRRRGTSREVLALGIVTITAYGSWMYGYGVLIDAIRDDTGWSTTLLGVTYGIAQAITAVGAFFGGRLLDRVGASGPFGLQATLGAGLLLGATWTTQPWAFALAYGLGGGIVGATGFYHVTTVVAARSAPNEPERAIASLTIVGAFSSPIYLPLTTWMLSSWHWRSVGRALAASCLAGALVGLTAVRGGKTTGASGPSPKPLAAIRKALASRPVRNMLIGFVTTWIAFSSVIVYQVPILTASGLTLGTAGVVAGLRGLCQILGRVGLIRAVNRFGSGALLRAAYWSAAVGLALLPVGSLVAGVAFAVIAGAAIGATSPLQAIHARNRFDADDLGLLMGMQGAAAGLAGALGPIFGAVIHDSAGSWNPTVLMGIAGLVVGGILIGSGEANEVARD from the coding sequence ATGCCGCGACGCAGGGGTACATCTCGTGAAGTACTGGCCCTGGGCATAGTCACCATCACCGCCTACGGCTCGTGGATGTATGGCTACGGCGTTCTGATAGACGCCATTCGAGACGACACCGGCTGGTCGACGACCCTGCTGGGCGTCACCTATGGCATCGCCCAGGCGATCACAGCCGTTGGCGCGTTCTTCGGCGGCCGGCTTCTGGACCGCGTCGGGGCGTCTGGGCCCTTCGGGCTTCAGGCAACGCTGGGCGCCGGCCTGTTGCTTGGCGCTACGTGGACCACCCAGCCGTGGGCCTTCGCCTTGGCGTACGGCCTGGGCGGCGGCATCGTCGGTGCTACCGGCTTCTACCACGTGACCACCGTGGTGGCAGCCAGATCTGCGCCAAACGAACCCGAACGAGCCATCGCCAGCCTGACCATCGTCGGCGCGTTCTCGAGCCCCATCTACCTCCCATTGACCACCTGGATGCTCAGCTCGTGGCATTGGCGCTCTGTGGGACGTGCTTTGGCCGCGTCGTGCCTTGCCGGGGCCTTGGTGGGGCTCACCGCCGTGCGCGGCGGCAAGACAACGGGCGCCAGCGGACCATCGCCCAAGCCCCTGGCAGCGATCCGCAAGGCCTTGGCGAGCCGACCGGTGCGCAACATGTTGATCGGCTTCGTGACGACGTGGATCGCGTTCTCGTCAGTCATCGTCTATCAAGTGCCCATCCTCACCGCCTCGGGGCTGACGCTGGGCACCGCCGGCGTGGTCGCCGGGCTTCGGGGCCTGTGCCAGATACTGGGGCGCGTCGGCCTGATACGTGCCGTCAACCGATTCGGCTCGGGTGCGTTGCTGCGCGCCGCCTATTGGTCGGCTGCTGTGGGGCTGGCTCTGCTGCCCGTGGGTTCGTTGGTCGCCGGGGTGGCCTTCGCCGTCATCGCAGGCGCCGCCATCGGAGCCACCTCGCCGCTGCAAGCGATACATGCCCGCAACCGCTTCGACGCCGACGATCTGGGGCTGCTGATGGGCATGCAGGGCGCCGCCGCAGGCCTGGCCGGTGCCCTGGGGCCCATCTTCGGCGCGGTCATCCACGACTCCGCCGGCAGCTGGAACCCCACCGTGCTGATGGGAATAGCGGGGCTGGTCGTCGGCGGCATCCTGATCGGATCGGGCGAGGCCAACGAGGTGGCGCGAGACTGA
- a CDS encoding pyridoxamine 5'-phosphate oxidase family protein produces MPGLSQSELESFLDEPGHLLRLGTVGTDGLPRVVPIWFIHRNGKLWFTPRARSAWFDDLRKNPGVCCTIDESGGLLRKVIARGTATIEHEVGNDDAWRDLYRDITMRYVPESFGEAYLTDTHDEPRGLVSLQLAGAQVSTWRMPGKGEDKLAVWAPKYYHRA; encoded by the coding sequence ATGCCTGGACTGTCACAATCGGAGCTCGAGTCGTTCTTGGACGAACCCGGTCATCTCTTGAGGCTGGGAACCGTCGGCACCGACGGATTACCACGTGTGGTGCCGATCTGGTTCATCCACCGCAACGGCAAGCTGTGGTTCACCCCCAGAGCCCGATCGGCTTGGTTCGACGATCTGCGCAAGAACCCGGGCGTGTGCTGCACCATCGACGAGTCGGGCGGCCTGCTGCGCAAGGTCATCGCAAGAGGAACGGCCACCATCGAACACGAGGTGGGCAACGACGACGCATGGCGCGACCTGTATCGCGACATCACCATGAGGTACGTGCCCGAATCGTTTGGCGAGGCCTACCTGACCGACACCCACGACGAACCTCGAGGCCTGGTGTCGCTGCAACTGGCGGGCGCCCAGGTGTCGACCTGGCGAATGCCCGGCAAGGGCGAGGACAAGCTGGCCGTGTGGGCGCCCAAGTACTACCACCGCGCCTGA
- a CDS encoding SDR family NAD(P)-dependent oxidoreductase encodes MGEGRLAGKVAVVVGGGQTPGEGMGNGRATAIRFAQEGATVLVVDKDPNSAAETVEMMGPDAGESSVLAADITSEADCESIAATAVERYRRIDVLHNNVGIGTGDTSTSRMTPAVWDHIFDVNLKGVMMTCTKVLPVMRKAGSGAIVNISSIAAVCAANIVAYKTSKAALNAYTHALATGNARYGIRANAIMPGLMNTPMAIEGYVTAGHDREQLVARRNAQVPLGRTMGDAWDVANAALFLASDEARFITGVILPVDGGQSAMIG; translated from the coding sequence ATGGGCGAGGGCAGACTGGCGGGCAAGGTCGCCGTGGTGGTGGGAGGCGGCCAGACCCCCGGAGAAGGCATGGGCAACGGCCGGGCCACGGCCATCAGGTTTGCCCAGGAGGGCGCCACGGTCTTGGTCGTCGACAAGGACCCCAACTCGGCGGCCGAGACGGTCGAGATGATGGGGCCCGACGCAGGCGAATCGTCGGTTCTGGCGGCCGACATCACCTCGGAAGCCGACTGCGAGTCGATCGCTGCCACTGCGGTCGAGCGGTATCGCCGCATCGACGTGCTGCACAACAACGTGGGCATAGGCACAGGCGACACGTCGACGTCGAGGATGACCCCGGCGGTGTGGGATCACATCTTCGACGTCAACTTGAAGGGCGTCATGATGACCTGCACCAAGGTGCTGCCGGTGATGCGAAAGGCGGGCTCGGGAGCGATAGTCAACATCTCTTCGATAGCTGCCGTGTGCGCCGCGAACATCGTCGCGTACAAGACCTCGAAGGCCGCTCTGAACGCCTACACCCATGCCCTGGCAACCGGCAACGCCCGTTACGGCATCAGAGCCAACGCAATCATGCCCGGTCTCATGAACACGCCGATGGCCATCGAGGGTTACGTGACGGCCGGCCACGACCGCGAGCAGCTGGTGGCGCGCCGCAACGCTCAGGTGCCGCTGGGCCGCACCATGGGCGATGCGTGGGATGTGGCCAACGCGGCGCTGTTCCTGGCCTCGGACGAGGCTCGTTTCATCACCGGCGTGATCTTGCCGGTGGATGGGGGACAGTCGGCCATGATCGGGTGA
- a CDS encoding carboxymuconolactone decarboxylase family protein, translating into MRLDEPRIPALDPDDCSEEAAAVMRPFRDTGRVLNIFRTLGNHPDLARRWMVFANHVLAKSTLSARDREIAILRIGWLCKAGYEWGQHVIIARQAGITDEEIRNIQAGRDAPEWGELEALILRATDELHEDAFVSDTTWNALSHHYSTEQMMDLVFTVGQYNLVSMALNSFGVQPDPGLPGWDV; encoded by the coding sequence ATGAGACTCGACGAGCCACGCATCCCAGCACTCGACCCAGACGACTGCAGCGAAGAAGCTGCGGCGGTGATGCGACCGTTTCGTGACACGGGGCGGGTGCTGAACATCTTCCGCACGCTGGGCAATCATCCCGACCTGGCACGGCGGTGGATGGTGTTCGCCAACCACGTCCTGGCCAAGTCGACCCTGTCGGCACGTGATCGCGAGATCGCCATCCTGCGAATCGGTTGGCTTTGCAAGGCGGGCTACGAGTGGGGCCAGCACGTGATCATCGCCCGCCAGGCGGGCATCACCGACGAGGAGATCCGCAATATCCAGGCTGGGCGGGACGCGCCTGAATGGGGCGAGCTCGAGGCGCTGATCCTGCGTGCCACCGACGAGCTACACGAAGACGCGTTCGTGTCGGACACGACCTGGAACGCACTGTCGCACCACTACTCGACCGAACAGATGATGGATCTGGTGTTCACCGTCGGCCAGTACAACCTGGTGTCGATGGCCCTCAACTCGTTTGGGGTGCAGCCCGATCCTGGGCTGCCGGGCTGGGACGTCTAG
- a CDS encoding methyltransferase encodes MSNDKVDTTRLQKLARAYTETAVFYSAIDLELFTHVSNGAGSIDQLAAAMGTSELNAERLVVVCLAMGLLDKDESGRIVNAADCEKFMVKGSPRYAGPWMTFTRHEVPDWFDLTSKLTDPTPPSELGMYDDLTVERARKYHSATYSIGMGAGRRFCRTVDLSGRKRMLDLGGGSGAYSINAVQSFDGLEAIVFDLPPVTVVTQEYLEQNAVADRVSTVGGDFINDPLPQGCDVAVMASNLPIYNSANIAKVVAKTFEALEPGGEMHLIGETLNADGIGPLDAALWGMAEINYGSGGRSHSITECIGYFEAAGFVDVHNVDFVPGVLTRTTGRKP; translated from the coding sequence ATGAGCAACGACAAGGTCGACACCACAAGGCTTCAGAAGCTGGCCAGGGCCTATACCGAGACAGCCGTGTTCTACTCGGCCATCGATCTGGAGCTGTTCACCCACGTGTCCAACGGGGCGGGCAGCATCGATCAGTTGGCAGCGGCGATGGGAACCAGCGAACTGAACGCCGAGCGGCTGGTGGTCGTCTGCCTGGCGATGGGTCTGCTCGACAAAGACGAAAGCGGCCGAATCGTCAACGCCGCCGACTGTGAGAAGTTCATGGTGAAGGGGTCACCTCGATACGCCGGGCCATGGATGACCTTCACCCGCCACGAGGTGCCCGACTGGTTCGACCTGACATCCAAGCTGACCGACCCCACCCCGCCCAGCGAGCTGGGCATGTACGACGACCTCACCGTCGAGCGGGCCCGCAAGTATCACTCGGCCACCTACAGCATCGGGATGGGAGCCGGACGCAGGTTCTGTCGCACCGTCGACCTCAGTGGGCGCAAGCGCATGCTCGACCTGGGCGGTGGTTCTGGCGCCTATTCCATCAACGCCGTTCAGTCGTTCGACGGGCTGGAGGCAATCGTCTTCGACCTGCCACCCGTGACGGTGGTTACGCAGGAGTACCTCGAACAAAACGCCGTCGCGGATCGGGTGTCGACCGTGGGCGGTGACTTCATCAACGATCCGCTGCCTCAGGGTTGCGACGTGGCGGTGATGGCATCGAACCTGCCTATCTACAACTCGGCCAACATCGCCAAGGTCGTGGCCAAGACCTTCGAGGCCCTCGAGCCCGGCGGCGAGATGCACCTGATCGGCGAGACCCTGAACGCCGATGGCATCGGCCCTCTGGACGCCGCGCTCTGGGGAATGGCCGAGATCAACTACGGCAGCGGCGGACGCTCGCACTCGATCACCGAGTGCATCGGTTACTTCGAGGCCGCCGGCTTCGTCGACGTACACAACGTCGACTTCGTTCCCGGCGTGCTCACCCGCACCACCGGCCGCAAGCCCTGA